The following proteins are co-located in the Polymorphospora rubra genome:
- a CDS encoding ABC transporter permease encodes MHSLRNRWRRDRILLLLALPGVTALLLFHYLPLGGNIIAFQDFQPFLGIWHSPYVGLDNFEPVLTGDPVFLNALVNTLIITLIQVVFVFPLPICLALILNATISERFKRLTQSILYMPHFLSWVIVVALFQQMFGNGGMLNGWLRSADLSTFHIVGVPELFKLMITSQVIWKDTGWSTIIFLAALSRVDPAQIEAAVVDGASAVRRLWHVTLPAIRSVIVLLLILRLGDSLSVGFEQIILQQAQVGAGASEVLDTYVYNHGIVGGDWGTAAAVGLIKGIVGVALVLGANRVAHALGEQGVYTK; translated from the coding sequence ATGCATAGCCTGCGCAACCGTTGGCGGCGCGACCGGATCCTGCTGCTGCTCGCGCTTCCCGGGGTCACGGCGCTGCTGCTGTTCCACTATCTGCCGCTTGGCGGGAACATCATCGCGTTCCAGGACTTCCAGCCGTTCCTGGGAATCTGGCACAGCCCGTACGTCGGGCTGGACAACTTCGAGCCCGTGCTCACCGGCGACCCGGTGTTCCTCAACGCGCTCGTCAACACTCTGATCATCACGCTGATCCAGGTCGTCTTCGTGTTCCCGCTGCCGATCTGCCTCGCGTTGATCCTGAACGCGACGATCAGCGAACGATTCAAACGCCTCACCCAGTCGATCCTCTACATGCCGCACTTCCTGTCCTGGGTGATCGTGGTCGCCCTGTTCCAGCAGATGTTCGGCAACGGCGGGATGCTCAACGGCTGGCTGCGCTCGGCCGACCTGTCGACATTCCACATCGTCGGCGTGCCCGAGTTGTTCAAGCTCATGATCACATCACAGGTGATCTGGAAGGACACCGGCTGGTCGACGATCATCTTCCTCGCCGCACTGTCCAGAGTGGATCCGGCGCAGATAGAGGCCGCGGTGGTGGACGGCGCCTCGGCGGTTCGCCGCCTGTGGCACGTGACCCTGCCCGCCATCCGCTCGGTGATCGTCCTGCTGCTGATCCTGCGGCTCGGTGACTCGCTGTCCGTCGGGTTCGAGCAGATCATCCTGCAGCAGGCCCAGGTCGGTGCCGGTGCCAGCGAGGTGCTCGACACATACGTCTACAACCACGGGATCGTCGGCGGGGACTGGGGCACCGCGGCCGCCGTGGGGCTGATCAAAGGCATTGTCGGTGTCGCGCTCGTGCTCGGCGCGAACCGGGTGGCCCACGCGCTGGGCGAGCAGGGGGTGTATACCAAGTGA
- a CDS encoding extracellular solute-binding protein: MAPTLSRRRVLALGAAAGLGPLLGACGDGGSSSSNGSTGPLKLPTYKPVTAATPDLAAEPAGVSPGYFTYPTASSAASQPVQGEAVTALTYTYDPIAPALGSNPYWQNLNDKLGTELKITYVASADYKSKVATTIAGGDLPDMVAIQGVVQQMPAMLKATFTDLTEYLSGDAVLAYPNLAGLPTDAWRGAVYDQRIWGIPVPRARIGTVLYTRADLLAKAGLSLQPTSWDEFKQMAAALTDERAGRWAFGQIPFNTILEMNGITGNWPGGAGAWQAKDGVFTHTGTTPQFTQALQDTVELVKSGVIHPDQAGAPNTKRNQWMLAGTTSFSVGLYAGWGKFYGQAKDVPGFRLTGMLSPTRDGTGTQVRTPGPTLSSFTAIAKTDDADRIKQILKVLDWLCSPFGSSEYLALRYGVEGQTFNRNGSDPTLTEGGRSQTFLPVRYLAEASPAIYEPGNRQAVQDQYDHQVAGVPLAVPDPTLGLYSETAASKAASAQQELDSVLLEIQLGNKPVSAWQPAIKQFMDRVGNKIKAEYEEQAGR; this comes from the coding sequence ATGGCACCTACCCTTAGCCGCCGTCGCGTCCTGGCACTCGGCGCGGCAGCGGGGCTCGGCCCGCTGCTCGGGGCGTGCGGCGACGGCGGGTCGAGCTCGTCGAACGGCTCGACCGGGCCGCTCAAGCTGCCCACCTACAAGCCCGTCACCGCGGCCACGCCCGACCTGGCGGCCGAGCCGGCCGGGGTGTCGCCGGGATACTTCACCTACCCGACCGCCTCCAGCGCCGCGTCGCAGCCGGTGCAGGGCGAGGCCGTCACGGCGCTGACGTACACGTACGACCCGATCGCCCCCGCGCTCGGCTCGAACCCCTACTGGCAGAACCTCAACGACAAACTCGGCACCGAGCTGAAGATCACGTACGTCGCGTCGGCGGACTACAAGAGCAAGGTCGCCACCACCATCGCCGGTGGCGACCTGCCGGACATGGTCGCTATCCAGGGCGTCGTCCAACAGATGCCGGCCATGCTGAAGGCGACATTCACCGATCTGACCGAGTACCTGTCCGGGGACGCGGTCCTTGCCTACCCGAACCTCGCCGGCCTGCCCACCGATGCCTGGCGCGGCGCCGTCTACGACCAACGGATCTGGGGCATCCCGGTGCCGCGGGCACGGATCGGCACCGTGCTATACACCAGGGCCGACCTGCTTGCCAAGGCCGGACTGAGCCTCCAACCCACGTCATGGGACGAGTTCAAGCAGATGGCGGCCGCGTTGACCGACGAGCGGGCCGGCCGTTGGGCGTTCGGGCAGATCCCGTTCAACACGATCCTGGAGATGAACGGGATCACCGGCAACTGGCCCGGCGGCGCCGGCGCCTGGCAGGCCAAGGACGGCGTCTTCACCCACACCGGGACCACACCGCAGTTCACGCAGGCCCTCCAGGACACCGTCGAACTGGTGAAGTCCGGGGTGATACATCCCGACCAGGCGGGCGCGCCCAACACCAAGCGCAACCAGTGGATGCTGGCCGGCACGACCTCCTTCAGCGTCGGCCTGTACGCCGGGTGGGGCAAGTTCTACGGCCAGGCCAAGGACGTGCCCGGCTTCCGCCTGACCGGCATGCTCTCGCCCACCCGGGACGGCACGGGGACGCAGGTACGCACGCCCGGTCCGACGCTGTCCAGCTTCACCGCCATCGCCAAGACCGACGACGCCGACCGGATCAAGCAGATCCTCAAGGTCCTCGACTGGTTGTGCTCACCCTTCGGCAGCAGCGAGTACCTGGCCCTGCGGTACGGCGTCGAGGGCCAGACGTTCAACCGCAACGGCTCCGACCCGACCCTCACCGAGGGCGGGCGCAGCCAGACATTCCTGCCCGTGCGATACCTCGCCGAGGCATCGCCCGCCATCTACGAGCCCGGTAACCGCCAGGCCGTGCAGGACCAGTACGACCACCAGGTCGCCGGCGTCCCCCTTGCCGTCCCGGACCCGACCCTCGGGCTGTATTCGGAGACCGCCGCCAGCAAGGCGGCCAGCGCGCAGCAGGAACTGGACTCGGTCCTGCTGGAGATCCAACTGGGCAACAAACCCGTCTCGGCGTGGCAGCCGGCCATCAAGCAGTTCATGGACCGGGTGGGCAACAAGATCAAGGCGGAGTACGAGGAGCAGGCGGGTCGCTGA
- a CDS encoding alginate lyase family protein: MRRSYFPWYTHRRARAGAAAALVLALVATVLSPGRAAAADMSDFGELLDLTRPELAAVAAELAAGDEAGAAGELKVFYAGRTDVHYLPPSADGGGGDASADELAAGIFRFGAETRDFYNDAAQRIDVNWQDAWGGTQTTPGGAQTLMSDLAFMPRLISAYAFESDPVKRAAYAAAWMDISLDFFADVQSWPQGRNLSAAKRLAQLISAFAVFRTDPGIDANDLVAYLSGVHATANYLVGVMQIHVGNNWYVSMARSVYAAAVFLPEFSASPGWEWFAVRSFERFLRAHVKGDGVYREPAFNYQAYVADLLNTVFRLADANGRTLPDSIVQTADWIADALFATRQPNLEVAMVGDSPNADAGTAAIGRTGARNSWPDFTWVASGRTEGTAPKLPSTVFPISFAVQRSGWDADARYMLINNQNSSYTASHRHPDDLSLVMAAYGRPLIVDSGVGDYSATPTNDWMRRTTEAHNTIEVDGRAQTAGVPRTTSLWRSNAGLDIYRGTTEGYRPIVHDRAVYFVKPGYWIVSDDLTGATAAHDYRQLWHFPGDPVTVNPTTKVATVGFDTVPGAAPVAGVQLVPVAPAGAALTPTVHEDGAVRVGDQVLTDVDYLSYDWRATGSTGLDTVVVPGRAGAAPGVTARRIAMPGVGHSVATAMEIGLPDATGRFYLSREANPSSRAFGTATTNAETAYLERASGGGLTRYALTRGSSLVDHGATVVAASAPVSDVSVELRGATAQISLGDPFTGTLSIYAPNVNAVRVNETPTAFTRTGDLITVSLQASFSPTPVLDDEFTDASLDRTVHDFNGSFDGWTPVQGTWALTGAGPDTQLAQTSTADIMSFAALQDVPDDVVMAADIVPGVRGQTTARTGLAFRYHDSRNYYRANVLNSSSGATLQLVKIYNATTTILAETALPVGANTPHKLVVSAIGKHLTAKVGDTSISADDSQLPTGGAAAFTHRRAAAFDNIVIREGIDQANWRAITGSVSVASGQLHLTPPAGGRAHVLADSTLPSRFSEACDYVAETTVTINGSVGNAGISLRDTTDSYGYRIHVGKTSQGTRYASIIREAHASGPVTVGTASISNPLTGPVRLGAVIHGDRITVTLNGVEVLKARDTVVRSGGVGLYASTQSTFENITVAQSCQRERLRPNAPGAGNRPDRNDGAGG; this comes from the coding sequence GTGAGACGAAGCTATTTTCCCTGGTACACGCATCGCCGGGCCCGTGCGGGTGCCGCTGCGGCGCTCGTGCTGGCTCTGGTGGCGACGGTCCTGTCGCCGGGCAGGGCCGCCGCGGCCGACATGTCGGATTTCGGCGAACTACTCGACCTGACGCGTCCGGAACTCGCCGCGGTGGCGGCAGAGCTCGCCGCCGGTGATGAAGCGGGCGCCGCGGGCGAGCTCAAGGTGTTCTACGCGGGCCGCACCGACGTTCATTACCTGCCTCCGAGCGCGGACGGGGGCGGCGGCGACGCGAGCGCCGATGAGCTCGCGGCGGGGATCTTCCGGTTCGGCGCCGAGACCCGCGACTTCTACAACGACGCCGCGCAGCGGATCGACGTCAACTGGCAGGACGCCTGGGGTGGGACGCAGACCACCCCGGGCGGCGCGCAGACATTGATGAGTGACCTCGCGTTCATGCCCAGACTGATCAGCGCTTACGCGTTCGAGAGTGACCCGGTAAAGCGTGCGGCGTACGCGGCGGCGTGGATGGACATCTCGCTCGACTTCTTCGCCGACGTTCAGAGCTGGCCACAGGGCCGCAACCTGTCGGCCGCCAAGCGGCTTGCGCAGCTGATCAGTGCGTTTGCAGTGTTCCGGACCGACCCGGGCATCGACGCGAATGACCTCGTGGCGTACCTGTCGGGCGTGCACGCCACGGCGAATTACCTCGTCGGCGTGATGCAGATACATGTCGGGAACAACTGGTACGTGTCCATGGCCCGCTCGGTCTACGCGGCAGCCGTGTTTCTGCCCGAGTTCTCGGCATCGCCCGGCTGGGAGTGGTTCGCGGTGCGCTCGTTCGAGCGGTTCCTGCGCGCGCACGTGAAAGGCGACGGTGTGTACCGCGAGCCGGCGTTCAACTATCAGGCATACGTGGCGGATCTGCTCAACACCGTCTTCAGACTGGCGGATGCCAACGGACGGACCCTTCCTGATTCGATCGTCCAGACGGCGGACTGGATCGCGGACGCGCTGTTCGCGACCCGTCAGCCGAATCTTGAGGTCGCGATGGTGGGCGACTCGCCGAACGCCGATGCCGGTACGGCCGCCATCGGCAGAACCGGTGCACGCAACTCCTGGCCCGACTTCACCTGGGTCGCCTCCGGTCGAACGGAGGGGACCGCCCCGAAGCTGCCGTCCACGGTGTTTCCGATCAGCTTCGCGGTACAGCGTTCCGGGTGGGACGCCGACGCGCGGTACATGCTGATCAACAACCAGAATTCCAGCTACACCGCCTCGCATCGGCATCCGGACGACCTCAGCCTGGTGATGGCGGCGTACGGCCGCCCGCTGATCGTCGACTCCGGAGTGGGGGACTACAGCGCGACTCCGACGAACGACTGGATGCGCCGCACCACCGAGGCGCACAACACCATCGAGGTCGACGGACGCGCGCAGACCGCCGGCGTCCCCCGCACGACGTCGCTGTGGCGCTCGAACGCGGGCCTCGACATCTACCGCGGTACGACGGAGGGCTACCGGCCAATCGTGCACGATCGCGCCGTCTACTTCGTCAAGCCCGGCTACTGGATCGTCTCCGACGACCTCACCGGTGCCACCGCCGCGCACGATTACCGGCAGCTCTGGCACTTCCCCGGTGATCCGGTCACCGTCAACCCGACTACGAAGGTCGCCACGGTCGGCTTCGACACCGTGCCCGGAGCCGCACCGGTTGCCGGCGTGCAGCTCGTCCCGGTCGCCCCGGCCGGCGCCGCGCTCACCCCCACCGTCCACGAGGACGGCGCCGTGCGCGTCGGCGATCAGGTACTCACGGACGTCGACTACCTGTCGTACGACTGGCGCGCCACCGGGTCGACGGGACTGGACACGGTGGTGGTTCCCGGCCGGGCCGGCGCGGCGCCCGGGGTGACGGCGAGGCGCATCGCTATGCCCGGGGTGGGTCACTCCGTGGCGACCGCGATGGAAATCGGCCTGCCGGACGCGACCGGACGCTTCTACCTCTCGCGGGAGGCGAATCCCTCGTCGAGGGCGTTCGGAACCGCCACGACCAACGCCGAGACCGCTTACCTCGAGCGTGCTTCGGGCGGCGGGCTCACCCGGTACGCGTTGACCCGCGGGTCGTCGCTGGTCGACCACGGCGCCACCGTTGTCGCCGCATCCGCGCCGGTGTCCGACGTCAGTGTGGAACTGCGAGGCGCGACCGCCCAGATCTCGCTTGGGGACCCGTTCACCGGCACGCTCTCCATCTACGCGCCCAACGTCAACGCGGTGCGGGTTAACGAGACCCCGACCGCGTTCACCCGCACGGGCGACCTCATCACCGTGTCGCTCCAGGCGTCGTTCTCCCCGACACCCGTGCTCGACGACGAGTTCACCGATGCCAGCCTGGACCGCACCGTCCACGACTTCAACGGATCCTTCGACGGCTGGACGCCGGTGCAGGGAACCTGGGCGCTGACCGGCGCCGGGCCGGACACGCAGTTGGCACAGACCTCGACCGCGGACATTATGTCGTTCGCGGCGCTGCAGGATGTACCGGATGACGTGGTCATGGCCGCGGACATCGTTCCTGGGGTACGCGGCCAGACGACGGCCCGTACCGGTCTCGCGTTCCGCTACCACGATTCCCGAAACTACTATCGGGCCAATGTACTCAACTCCTCGTCGGGTGCGACGCTGCAGCTCGTGAAGATATACAACGCGACGACCACGATTCTCGCGGAGACCGCACTGCCCGTCGGCGCCAACACCCCGCACAAGCTGGTCGTTTCCGCGATCGGGAAGCATCTGACGGCCAAGGTCGGCGACACGTCGATCTCCGCGGACGACTCACAGCTGCCGACGGGTGGTGCCGCCGCCTTCACGCATCGGCGGGCCGCGGCCTTCGACAACATCGTGATCAGGGAAGGGATCGATCAGGCCAATTGGCGAGCAATAACCGGGTCCGTGTCCGTCGCCTCGGGTCAGTTGCACCTCACGCCTCCTGCCGGCGGCAGGGCGCACGTCCTGGCCGACTCGACACTGCCGTCGCGCTTCTCCGAGGCGTGCGACTATGTCGCGGAGACCACGGTCACGATCAACGGATCCGTCGGTAACGCGGGAATCTCGCTGCGAGACACCACGGACTCGTACGGGTACCGGATCCACGTTGGCAAGACGAGCCAAGGAACCCGGTACGCGAGTATCATCCGCGAGGCGCACGCGTCGGGTCCGGTCACGGTGGGCACGGCATCGATCAGCAACCCGTTGACAGGCCCCGTTCGACTGGGTGCCGTGATTCACGGCGACCGCATCACCGTGACGTTGAACGGCGTTGAGGTCCTGAAGGCTCGCGACACCGTTGTCCGCAGCGGCGGCGTCGGGCTTTACGCATCCACGCAGAGCACCTTCGAGAACATCACTGTCGCTCAGTCCTGCCAGCGGGAACGCCTCCGGCCAAACGCGCCCGGCGCCGGCAACCGCCCGGACCGCAACGACGGAGCTGGCGGGTAG
- a CDS encoding carbohydrate ABC transporter permease: protein MGEPSRLGIGARGLVLGLGCLAVVVPFWAVLMTSIASPEEISRAGGFVLWTREPTLDAYRAVLSGGIVTRALMVSAGITAVGTALSLVATIALAYALSRPGSLLHKPILLMTVFTLLFNPGIIPMYLTVKQLGLLDNYLALILPVMLNAFNVIVMRAFFLGIPGELLESAFMDGAGEVRILLRIVLPLSKAVVAVIGLFYAVAYWNAFFSAMLYLQSPEKWPLQLVLRTYVVNDTPIGSDQLSSSLESLPPQISVQMAILVISILPILLIYPFIQKHFAKGLMVGAVKG, encoded by the coding sequence ATGGGCGAGCCGAGCAGGCTGGGGATCGGTGCGCGGGGACTCGTGCTCGGCCTTGGCTGCCTGGCGGTGGTGGTTCCGTTCTGGGCCGTACTGATGACCAGCATCGCCTCCCCGGAGGAGATCAGCAGGGCGGGCGGCTTCGTGCTGTGGACGCGCGAACCGACGCTGGACGCCTACCGGGCCGTCCTGTCCGGCGGAATCGTCACCCGTGCCCTGATGGTGAGCGCCGGCATCACCGCGGTCGGCACGGCACTCAGCCTCGTCGCCACGATCGCTCTGGCGTACGCGCTGTCGCGGCCAGGTTCGTTGCTGCACAAGCCGATCCTGCTGATGACGGTGTTCACTTTGCTGTTCAACCCGGGCATCATCCCGATGTACCTCACGGTCAAGCAGCTGGGCCTTCTGGACAACTACCTGGCACTGATCCTGCCGGTGATGCTGAACGCGTTCAACGTCATCGTCATGCGCGCGTTCTTCCTGGGAATCCCCGGCGAGCTGTTGGAAAGCGCCTTTATGGACGGTGCCGGGGAGGTGCGCATCCTGCTGCGGATCGTGCTGCCGCTGTCGAAGGCGGTCGTCGCCGTGATCGGACTGTTCTACGCGGTGGCGTACTGGAACGCGTTCTTCTCCGCGATGTTGTACCTGCAGTCGCCGGAAAAGTGGCCGCTGCAACTGGTGCTGCGCACCTACGTCGTCAACGACACCCCGATCGGATCCGATCAGCTCAGCTCCAGCCTGGAGAGTCTGCCACCGCAGATCTCGGTGCAGATGGCGATCCTTGTCATCTCCATCCTGCCCATCCTGCTCATCTACCCGTTCATTCAGAAGCACTTCGCGAAGGGACTGATGGTCGGCGCCGTCAAGGGCTGA
- a CDS encoding polysaccharide pyruvyl transferase family protein — protein MTSTRHTVLLRSSWATVNIGDVAHSPGVVRAFQRFAPEVEVILWPVRLEERERSMLRHALPDLRVVDGTLDGDGPSTPELAAAIDDADVLMHGSGADAFQSTEIDWWRRHVGRPYGYFGVTVDPLCPPTVATLPELAQMVDQLPPSYLDDDVKDRFDGADFVYCRETLTLATLRSQKITRPDLTFGPDGTFAFDHTDAVAAARLLEGLGLQPGRFACFVPRLRYSPYAKIYGTDPTREQMRRDAVNAATVTQDLAVLAAAIESWVRVSGLPAIVVPEMSYAVELAHEHLPRLLSPQTLGQVRVLDRYWPLEEATGVYAVSSLVVSMECHSPILAARHAIPTIYLRQPTETTKSQMFADLGAPDLVIELDHRAAATVVAAVTDIATDPAPAVARSRRVAANADDALRAAVRACVAGQPIGLRTPARSDDA, from the coding sequence ATGACATCGACCCGTCACACCGTCCTCCTGCGGTCGTCCTGGGCGACGGTGAACATCGGCGACGTGGCTCACTCCCCTGGTGTCGTGCGGGCGTTCCAGCGGTTCGCCCCCGAGGTCGAGGTCATCCTCTGGCCGGTGCGGCTGGAGGAGCGCGAGCGATCCATGCTGCGACACGCGTTGCCCGATCTGCGCGTCGTTGACGGCACTCTCGACGGCGACGGGCCGAGCACCCCGGAGTTGGCCGCCGCCATCGACGACGCGGACGTCCTGATGCACGGATCGGGTGCCGACGCCTTCCAGAGCACCGAGATCGACTGGTGGCGCCGGCACGTGGGCCGCCCGTACGGGTACTTCGGGGTCACCGTGGATCCGCTGTGCCCACCGACCGTGGCGACGTTGCCGGAGCTGGCCCAGATGGTCGATCAGCTCCCACCGTCCTACCTCGACGATGACGTCAAGGACCGCTTCGACGGGGCCGACTTCGTCTACTGCCGCGAAACGTTGACCCTCGCGACCCTGCGCAGCCAGAAGATAACCAGGCCCGACCTCACCTTCGGGCCGGATGGCACGTTCGCGTTCGACCATACCGACGCCGTCGCGGCCGCCCGCCTGCTGGAGGGTCTCGGCCTGCAGCCTGGTCGGTTCGCCTGCTTTGTCCCGCGGCTGCGTTACAGCCCCTACGCGAAGATCTACGGCACGGATCCGACCCGCGAGCAGATGCGGCGCGACGCGGTCAACGCGGCGACCGTGACGCAGGACCTGGCAGTGCTGGCGGCGGCGATCGAGAGCTGGGTACGCGTCAGCGGCCTGCCGGCCATCGTGGTGCCCGAGATGAGCTACGCCGTCGAGCTGGCGCACGAGCACCTTCCCAGACTGCTCAGTCCACAGACGCTCGGGCAGGTCCGGGTCCTGGACCGGTACTGGCCGCTGGAGGAGGCGACCGGCGTCTACGCTGTCTCGTCGCTGGTGGTCAGCATGGAATGCCATTCGCCGATCCTGGCCGCACGGCACGCGATCCCGACCATCTACCTTCGACAGCCGACCGAGACGACCAAGTCCCAGATGTTCGCCGACCTCGGCGCCCCGGACCTGGTGATCGAGCTCGACCATCGCGCCGCGGCGACGGTGGTCGCGGCGGTCACCGACATCGCCACCGATCCGGCGCCCGCGGTTGCCCGGAGCAGGAGGGTCGCGGCGAACGCCGACGACGCGCTGCGGGCGGCGGTGCGGGCCTGCGTCGCGGGCCAACCCATCGGCTTGCGTACCCCGGCGCGGAGCGACGATGCATAG